In Melanotaenia boesemani isolate fMelBoe1 chromosome 1, fMelBoe1.pri, whole genome shotgun sequence, the genomic window TAAGGCTACCAAAATTATTCCTATTAGCTAAATGGAAGATTGGGAGAAAGAATACTTTAGTGAAAATTGTATTACTGTCTTCAACGTCACAAGTTTACTTACATTTCCTTAGTATTTAGCAGCATTACCTTTAAACTGTAGGACTTGGGTCAAGTGTTTTGGGTATCCTTTGTGTTTGCTGGAATCCTGGCCCATTCCTCCAGACAGACCCGGTGTAGCTGAGTCAGGTGTGTAGGCCGCCTTGCTCACTCACGTCTTTTCAATTCTGCCAATAAATTTTGAAAACGGGTTgagatcagggttttgtgatagCCACTCTACAACATTGACTTTGTTATCTTTAAGCAACTTTGTGACTACTTTAGCTGTGTGCTTGGGGTCAGTGTCCTTTTGAAAGACCCATTTGTGCCCAAGATTCAACTTCCTGACTGATGGCTTGAGATGATACTTCAGTATTTCCAAATAATGTTCTTTCTTCATGATGCCATCTATTTTATGAAGTGCACCAGTTCTTCCTGCAGTAAAACAGCCCCACAACATAATGCTGCCACTGCCAAACTTCACAGTTGGAATGGTGTTTTCATGTTCACAAGCTTCCCCCTTTTCCCTCCAAATATAACGGTGGTCATTATGGTCAAACAGTTCcactttattttcatcagaCCTCAGGACATGTCTCCAGAAGTTAGTGTCTTTGTCCCCGTGTGTATTTGGAAACTGTAATCTggctttttttatgttgcttctGGAGTGATGGCTTTGTCCTGGTTGAGTGGCCTTTTAGCCCATGTCGGTATAGGACTCATTTGATTGTGGATAATGACACACTCTTAGCAGCTTAAGCCGCATCATCTTCACGAGTTCTTTAACTTTGGTTCTGGGGTTGATTCGCACATGTCGGACCAGAATATGTTCATCTCTGGGACACAGAACCTGTCTTCTTCCAGAGCGGTATGTTCCCATCTTGCGGATAATTGTTTGAACAGATTAACGTGGAACCTTCAAGCATCTGGAAATTGCACCTTAAGATGTATTAGATATGTGGTTCTCCACAATTCTCTTCCTGATGTATTGGTAGatttcttaatttaattttcccaAAATGTCAAACAAGGAAGCAGGGTGTTTGAGGTGTGGTCTTAAAATACATACACAGTTGTGCCGCCAATTAATTCAGATGTTACCACTTAACCTATCAGAAGCTCCCAGCGCCATGTCATCTTCATCTGGGATTTCCAGCattgtttgaagaaaaaaaatctttatttctgtGAAGCTTTTATTACTTTCTTCAAAGTTTACATACACATTCTTTCTCTCAATAACCCCCAGTTTGTAAACCACTAGGCTACAGGATATGCTGCATAAAGTAATTGTTGGATGTAAGAACATGATCATTTGAATGATGTAAGGGTTGACACTTTGAGAAGATCAAATTGTACTGCCATCATCTTTCAGCTGTCATGCAGCATCGCATGATAAAAGAAGCTCAGAGGGCCATGGTTCCCTGGATGAATGGACAACCACTTTATGCACCTATGAGCCAGTCTTCCCAGTTGAATCCGCTATTATACTCAGGTAGGCACAAACCTCTAATGCTCTAGTGCTACATGCCAAGCAGGTGCAAGTGTTCTGATATCTATTCACAGTTGTTTCTGAAGTTGTGTAACCTAACTTTACTTGGTGTATGTTTTCACTTCTTCAGGATCTGTCTCAGGGAAGAGCATCCCTTTAAATGCCAtgcccctccctccccctcaGTCTTCAGCTTACAGCATGCCAGCTCCTAGTGTCCAAGGTGCCCACACCCCTACCAACACCAATCACATGCTTGACTACCTGGAGAACCAGGTGCGGGGAATGGATATGATGAGTCCTCTGCTACAGGTGTGTTCTCGGATCTTGTTCTGTAAATACAAGAGTATTAGATAAttgtgacatgtttacatgtaaaccTTTCTGCCACCTTTCCTGTTGACCTAATTGTAGGATGTTGCCATCGGTTTGGAGGCCAGGGATGATGTGTTTGCAGTGGTTGGTCCTTTAAATATGTGATGGGTCTCATTATTAGCagctttatttgacttttttttttgtaaatagaAAATGATTTCTGACATGTGAACATCAAAGTCTTGTGGTGCTCACTTTGGCTGGACAAAAGTGTGTCCACAGAAGTGTGGGGCATGGAATTTCTGATTGTTCCACTTGCCTCCACCATAGAGGCTTTTAACTGAGCCTTTagctttaacacattaatgtaaCTTCAGCAACTTGTCAGTAATTAGGATGCAGCTTCTCTTCTGTTCCAATGTGAAAGTGTCTTTGGAAAAGATACTCAGCCCACTATTGTTTATTATAGtacaggggtagccaacgttggtcctcgagggcaccaatccggcaggttttccagatttccgtgccccaacacacctgacttaaactaacgagtcattgtggaaatccttataggctgttggatccatttaaattgagtcaggtgtgctggagcagggaaatctggaaaacctgccggattggtgccctcgaggaccaacgttggctacccctgttaTAGTATGTCTAAAGTGGTTTAAACAAAAGTGGCTGCTAATTAAATGTAAGGCAGTACTTATATTGTGTTGTGTGCTTTATCTCATCTCGGTGAATGTCATTAACGTGTAACAGTGGTGGTTTCCAGTACTGATTATCTAtaaatttctttgtctttggaCTTTTCTTTCCATCACTCTCAGCCACCAGCACCACCATCCCACATGCATCAGATGGCACCTCCTGTCCAGCGCATGCCCACCAATGTCCCATTTTCCCCCGGCCCTCCGAGCATGATCTCTGCTCTTGATGACGGTCCAACACAGCGCCGCATCATTACACTTCCACCAATAAGGGAGCAGCTGCAGGGAAGAATTCCACCTTCAGCACCCAAGACTCGCCCGCCAAGCTCTAGTGAGAGCAGCCGAAGCGGCTTTGGTCGCCATGACGAGCGAGGGGCAGCGGGGAGGCGTTACCCCTCACCAGCCAGATCTAGAGGTATTCCCCGGAGCTACAGTGAGGAGTCATTGGACGGGAGAAGCCGCAGCAGATCACGAGGAGATATGGGCCGCCCTCGTTCTCGTTCCAGGGATGACTTGTTTGACAGCAGATCCAGAGGAAATTACTCTCCTCCAGCatcaagaggaggaggaggaggatcttgGAGCTCAGATGATGAGGccagcagcaggagaggaggagcaggaggggggagaggaggtggaggctgGGCTGACAAACCACCTAGCTATAGGGAGTATGAGCCTGGACAGAAACCAGGAGCACGGAAGAATGAACGCTACTCTGTAAGACAATCCCTGCTTTAGTAGATTTAGACACACACAACTACAGCTAAGCACCTAAATTTGAACAAACATACagatt contains:
- the LOC121638090 gene encoding immunoglobulin-like domain-containing receptor 1 translates to MGRLPLAVLLSLWLLNGYHCAQVIVPQQQLSTTLFVPVTLRCDYSTSANLQDVLVTWKYKSFCLDPVLNQFSTNYLSAQQLGQDPTNDCPDRQRTVRIVIQKKGSSQPVLGPEYQNRRITIQNQADLVISEVMWWDNGVYYCNVDAAGDTTGNTDQYIKLIVYNWLTVLLIIIGAVLLIILFCICCCQCCPQKCCCYVRCPCCPQQCCCPEKAVMQHRMIKEAQRAMVPWMNGQPLYAPMSQSSQLNPLLYSGSVSGKSIPLNAMPLPPPQSSAYSMPAPSVQGAHTPTNTNHMLDYLENQVRGMDMMSPLLQPPAPPSHMHQMAPPVQRMPTNVPFSPGPPSMISALDDGPTQRRIITLPPIREQLQGRIPPSAPKTRPPSSSESSRSGFGRHDERGAAGRRYPSPARSRGIPRSYSEESLDGRSRSRSRGDMGRPRSRSRDDLFDSRSRGNYSPPASRGGGGGSWSSDDEASSRRGGAGGGRGGGGWADKPPSYREYEPGQKPGARKNERYSDKSSRSGTSIVI